Proteins from one Astatotilapia calliptera chromosome 8, fAstCal1.2, whole genome shotgun sequence genomic window:
- the acbd4 gene encoding acyl-CoA-binding domain-containing protein 4 — protein MIEPVVDHQKRFQAAVDVIQKLPKNGSYRPSYKVMLRFYSLYKQAVCGPCTVPRPGFWDPVGRYKWDAWNQLGKMSSESAMAAYVDEMKKVAQEVIDTMPIDENTASLFKYFEPLYLFIDDMPRPPESLLKLREAESAVLEVMPLTSDSESEIFSDSVDSLELHNVKTRSDSFYNDHVPLESSPAQSQKQGRKVGAGQGGEGAEDGMAPDRRSRHTGQETSQRDWRERAPQGSLGWSPGGGSGHGRGGGHGSEGGAEMLHQAHLQQQIILALQRLREDMRSVMDRLEVLERLAATHAHNSDLRSHLQCSPQQEQMSWPFDMSGQTVVFLLLWPFVAHGLVYLLRKKSRMSS, from the exons ATGATAGAGCCTGTGGTTGATCACCAGAAACGCTTTCAGGCTGCAGTGGATGTCATCCAAAAACTCCCCAAAAACG gcTCCTACCGGCCTTCCTATAAGGTCATGCTGCGCTTCTACAGTCTGTACAAGCAAGCAGTGTGTGGTCCCTGTACAGTGCCTCGGCCTGGCTTCTGGGACCCAGTGGGCCGCTACAAATG GGATGCATGGAACCAACTGGGAAAAATGAGTAGTGAGAGCGCCATGGCTGCCTATGTGGACGAGATGAAGAAAGTTGCACAGGag GTCATTGACACCATGCCCATTGATGAGAATACAGCCTCACTCTTCAAATACTTTGAGCCTCTCTACCTGTTCATTGATGACATGCCCCGACCTCCAGAGTCACTGCTGAAACTCAGAGAAG CTGAATCTGCAGTGTTGGAGGTTATGCCGCTCACCAGTGATTCAGAAAGTGAAATTTTCTCTGATTCAGTGGATTCGTTGGAGCTCCATAACGTCAAG ACCCGGTCAGACAGCTTTTATAATGACCACGTGCCCCTAGAGTCCTCTCCAGCTCAAAGCCAGAAGCAAGGCCGAAAGGTTGGGGCAGGTCAAGGTGGAGAAGGAGCAGAGGATGGGATGGCTCCAGACAGGAGGAGTCGGCACACTGGGCAAGAAACTTCTCAGCGTGATTGGAGAGAAC GTGCTCCACAGGGAAGTCTGGGGTGGTCCCCAGGTGGTGGAAGTGGGCATGGACGTGGAGGAGGGCACGGTTCAGAAGGTGGTGCAGAGATGCTGCATCAGGCTCACCTACAACAGCAGATCATCCTGGCTCTTCAGAGGCTCAGAGAGGACATGAGGAGTGTGATGGACAGATTGGAAGTGTTGGAGAGGCTTGCTGCCACACAC GCTCACAATTCAGACTTGAGATCACACCTGCAGTGTTCACCACAACAG GAACAGATGTCGTGGCCGTTTGACATGTCTGGGCAGACTGTCGTCTTTTTGCTGCTGTGGCCTTTTGTTGCTCACGGTCTGGTCTACCTGCTGAGGAAGAAAAGTCGCATGTCTTCATGA
- the LOC113027779 gene encoding vegetative cell wall protein gp1-like, with the protein MFQPMGKLPAAVCPTHLLCVCCPVMYVVSCWLEEKSAALCNSCYCGSSSHSSSNSKPVPAPRAAWALPSPVPETQPVPAPVPVPQVGTAKVRPILPPVTVPRERRPSPQLELQPQHPEPAECSASPQPEVPTPAGPALSPTEGYAKPRRQ; encoded by the exons ATGTTTCAACCAATGGGAAAGCTGCCTGCTGCTGTGTGTCCCACCCACCTGCTCTGTGTCTGCTGCCCTGTTATGTATGTAGTCTCGTGTTGGCTGGAGGAAAAGAGTGCTGCACTGTGTAACAGTTGCTACTGTGGAAGTTCATCTCATTCTTCATCCAACAGTAAG CCCGTTCCTGCTCCCAGGGCGGCTTGGGCCCTGCCCTCACCTGTTCCTGAGACCCAACCTGTCCCTGCACCCGTACCTGTTCCTCAGGTAGGGACAGCTAAGGTCCGGCCAATTCTTCCACCTGTTACGGTGCCAAGGGAAAGGCGGCCCAGTCCTCAACTTGAGCTCCAGCCACAGCATCCAGAGCCAGCCGAGTGCTCTGCTTCGCCTCAGCCAGAGGTTCCCACGCCTGCTGGTCCTGCTCTGTCTCCAACAGAGGGCTATGCCAAGCCACGCCGCCAGTAA